The following proteins are encoded in a genomic region of Bradyrhizobium sp. SK17:
- a CDS encoding bifunctional (p)ppGpp synthetase/guanosine-3',5'-bis(diphosphate) 3'-pyrophosphohydrolase, which yields MAYRRRSSIQMQAASETVAVAPASSTAERPAKPRTRMMRQYDLVERVRSYNPDTNEDLLNRAYVYAMKAHGTQTRASGDPYFSHPLEVAAILTNLKLDDATIVAALLHDTIEDTEATRAEIDHVFGHEIGALVEGLTKLKRLELVSREAKQAENLRKLLLAIADDVRVLLIKLADRLHNMRTMEFMPPASRRRIAEETLDIYAPLAGRMGMQEMREELEDLSFFVLDPEAYAVVKQRLDALAERNRNLIGEIESQLSKNLQKNGITARVFGRRKQPFSIWTKMERKSVGFEQLSDIYGFRVILDDIGACYRALGIVHTTWPVVPGRFKDYISTPKQNDYRSIHTTVIGPGKQRVELQIRTEEMNQIAEFGIAAHAFYKEGAGSPHERMKHESNAFAWLRHTIGILSESANPEEFLEHTKLELFHDQVFCFTPKGKLIALPRNANVIDFAYAVHTGVGNSAVGCKINGKFAPLSSELQNGDEVEVLTSKAQSAPPSAWEALARTGKARAAIRRATRDAVRDQYAALGRRIVDRLFARAKIEYADDKLKGALPRLARTSIEEVMASVGRGEIKASDVARAMYPDYKEERLVRYGAKKGLVAKLKTQNPPHPARATSVIPVRGINSDLPVKFAPNGGAVPGDRIVGIVTPGEGITIYPIQSPALKDFEEEPERWLDVRWDIDETMPQRFPARILVHNVNEPGSLAQIATVIAEHDGNIDNIHMSRQSPDFTELTIDLEVYDLKHLLAIIAQLRAKAVVAKVERVNG from the coding sequence ATGGCGTATCGACGCCGCAGTTCCATCCAGATGCAGGCTGCGTCCGAAACGGTCGCGGTGGCGCCAGCGTCGTCCACGGCGGAGCGGCCGGCCAAGCCGCGGACACGCATGATGCGACAATATGACCTTGTTGAGCGCGTCCGTTCCTATAACCCCGACACCAACGAGGACCTGCTCAACCGCGCCTATGTCTATGCGATGAAGGCGCACGGCACGCAGACACGCGCCTCCGGCGACCCCTATTTCTCGCATCCGCTCGAGGTCGCCGCGATCCTCACCAACCTCAAGCTCGACGACGCGACGATCGTGGCTGCGCTGCTGCACGACACCATCGAGGACACCGAGGCGACGCGGGCCGAGATCGACCATGTCTTCGGCCACGAGATCGGCGCGCTGGTCGAGGGCCTGACCAAGCTGAAGCGGCTCGAACTGGTGTCGCGCGAGGCCAAGCAGGCCGAGAACCTGCGCAAGCTGCTGCTGGCGATCGCCGACGACGTCCGCGTACTGCTGATCAAGCTCGCCGACCGTCTGCACAACATGCGGACCATGGAGTTCATGCCACCGGCCTCGCGCCGCCGCATCGCCGAGGAGACGCTGGACATCTATGCGCCGCTCGCCGGCCGCATGGGTATGCAGGAGATGCGCGAGGAGCTGGAGGACCTGTCGTTCTTCGTGCTCGATCCGGAAGCCTATGCCGTGGTCAAGCAGCGGCTCGACGCGCTTGCCGAGCGCAACCGCAATTTGATCGGCGAGATCGAAAGCCAGCTCTCCAAGAACTTGCAAAAGAACGGCATCACCGCCCGGGTGTTCGGCCGTCGCAAGCAGCCGTTTTCGATCTGGACCAAGATGGAGCGCAAGTCGGTCGGCTTCGAGCAACTGTCCGATATCTACGGCTTCCGCGTCATCCTCGACGATATCGGGGCCTGCTATCGTGCGCTCGGCATCGTCCACACCACCTGGCCGGTCGTGCCGGGACGCTTCAAGGACTACATCTCGACCCCGAAGCAGAACGACTATCGCTCCATCCACACCACGGTGATCGGTCCCGGCAAGCAGCGCGTCGAGTTGCAGATCCGTACCGAGGAGATGAACCAGATCGCCGAATTCGGCATCGCCGCGCATGCCTTCTACAAGGAGGGCGCCGGTTCGCCGCATGAGCGGATGAAGCACGAGTCCAACGCCTTCGCCTGGCTGCGCCACACCATCGGCATCCTGTCGGAAAGCGCCAACCCGGAAGAGTTTCTCGAGCATACCAAGCTCGAGCTGTTCCATGACCAGGTGTTCTGCTTCACCCCGAAGGGCAAGCTGATCGCGCTGCCGCGCAATGCCAATGTGATCGACTTCGCCTATGCGGTGCATACCGGCGTCGGCAACAGCGCGGTCGGCTGCAAGATCAACGGCAAGTTCGCGCCGCTGTCGTCCGAGTTGCAGAACGGCGACGAGGTCGAGGTGCTGACTTCGAAGGCGCAGTCGGCGCCGCCGTCGGCCTGGGAGGCGCTTGCCCGCACCGGCAAGGCGCGTGCCGCCATCCGCCGCGCCACCCGCGATGCCGTGCGCGATCAGTATGCGGCGCTCGGCCGCCGCATCGTCGACCGTCTGTTTGCCCGCGCCAAGATCGAATATGCCGACGACAAGCTGAAGGGCGCATTGCCGCGGCTCGCGCGCACCTCGATCGAGGAGGTGATGGCCTCGGTCGGCCGCGGCGAGATCAAGGCGTCCGACGTCGCGCGCGCGATGTATCCCGACTACAAGGAAGAGCGGTTGGTGCGCTATGGCGCCAAGAAGGGGCTGGTCGCCAAGCTGAAGACGCAGAACCCGCCGCATCCGGCGCGTGCCACCTCGGTGATCCCGGTGCGTGGCATCAATTCCGACCTGCCGGTGAAGTTCGCGCCGAACGGCGGCGCGGTGCCCGGCGATCGGATCGTCGGCATCGTCACGCCGGGCGAGGGGATCACCATCTATCCGATCCAGTCGCCGGCGCTGAAGGATTTCGAGGAGGAGCCGGAGCGCTGGCTCGACGTGCGCTGGGACATCGACGAGACGATGCCGCAGCGCTTCCCGGCGCGCATCCTGGTCCACAACGTCAACGAGCCCGGCAGCCTCGCCCAGATCGCGACCGTGATCGCCGAGCATGACGGCAACATCGACAATATCCACATGTCGCGCCAGTCGCCTGATTTCACGGAGCTGACCATCGATCTTGAGGTCTATGACCTGAAGCATCTCCTCGCTATCATCGCGCAGTTGCGTGCCAAGGCCGTCGTCGCGAAGGTCGAGCGCGTCAATGGGTGA
- the rpoZ gene encoding DNA-directed RNA polymerase subunit omega: MARVTVEDCIDKVDNRFDLVLLAAHRARMISSGSQLTVDRDNDKNPVVSLREIADSTISPEDLREELVHSLQKFVEVDEPEPDTVPLIGSAGASVDADDTEVAVERMTEEELLKGLEGLAPPEEQPEEDE, translated from the coding sequence ATGGCTCGCGTCACCGTCGAAGACTGCATTGACAAGGTCGACAATCGTTTCGACCTCGTCCTGTTGGCCGCGCATCGTGCCCGGATGATTTCGTCGGGGTCGCAACTCACGGTTGATCGCGACAATGACAAGAATCCGGTCGTCTCGCTACGGGAAATTGCCGATTCGACGATCTCGCCGGAAGACCTCCGCGAGGAACTCGTGCACTCCTTGCAGAAGTTCGTCGAGGTCGACGAGCCCGAGCCGGACACCGTGCCGCTGATCGGTTCCGCTGGTGCCAGCGTCGATGCCGACGACACCGAGGTCGCGGTTGAGCGGATGACCGAGGAAGAGCTTCTGAAGGGTCTCGAGGGCCTGGCTCCCCCGGAGGAGCAGCCCGAGGAAGACGAGTAG
- a CDS encoding NYN domain-containing protein, giving the protein MSSPVSNKIALFIDGANLYATAKTLGFDIDYKRLLKEFQGRGTLLRAFYYTAIIEDQEYSSIRPLIDWLDYNGYTVVTKATKEFIDASGRRKVKGNMDIELAVDAMELAEHIDQMILFSGDGDFRSLVEAVQRRGVRVTVISTIASQPPMIADELRRQADVFTDLVELQSKLGRDPSERPAPREPRHHTSHSPQFLQRATTMAPRGADDDFDE; this is encoded by the coding sequence ATGTCGTCACCTGTTTCCAACAAGATCGCGCTCTTCATCGACGGAGCGAATCTTTACGCAACCGCAAAGACACTGGGCTTCGACATCGACTACAAGCGCCTCCTCAAGGAATTTCAGGGCCGCGGCACGCTGCTCCGCGCGTTCTACTACACGGCGATCATCGAAGATCAGGAATATTCGTCGATCCGTCCGCTGATCGACTGGCTCGACTACAATGGCTACACCGTGGTCACCAAGGCCACCAAGGAATTCATCGACGCCAGCGGCCGCCGCAAGGTGAAGGGCAACATGGACATCGAACTCGCTGTCGATGCCATGGAGCTTGCCGAACACATCGACCAGATGATCCTGTTCTCCGGCGATGGCGACTTCCGCTCGCTGGTCGAGGCGGTGCAGCGCCGCGGCGTCCGCGTCACCGTGATCTCCACCATTGCCAGCCAGCCGCCGATGATCGCCGACGAGTTGCGCCGCCAGGCCGACGTCTTCACCGACCTCGTCGAGCTGCAATCCAAGCTTGGCCGCGATCCGTCCGAACGCCCGGCCCCGCGCGAACCGCGCCACCATACGTCGCATTCCCCGCAATTCCTGCAACGCGCGACCACGATGGCCCCACGGGGAGCCGATGACGATTTCGACGAGTAA
- a CDS encoding uracil-DNA glycosylase yields the protein MTISTSNIVARATRPDSNCQLCPRLAGFRAESRARHPDWFNSPVESFGDPNARLLIVGLAPGMQGANRTGRPFTGDYAGDLLYATLLEYGFASGVYQARPDDGFTLVDSRISNAVRCVPPQNKPLPVEINTCRQFLSTTIAAMPNVRAIVLLGRIAHESTLRALGLRLAAAPFVHGAVHSAGNYKLYDSYHCSRYNTNTGVLTTDMFRKVFATVRKDLET from the coding sequence ATGACGATTTCGACGAGTAATATCGTCGCTCGAGCCACGCGCCCCGACAGCAACTGTCAGCTCTGTCCACGGTTGGCCGGTTTCCGCGCCGAGAGTCGCGCGCGCCATCCGGACTGGTTCAACTCGCCGGTGGAATCGTTCGGCGATCCGAATGCACGGCTGTTGATCGTCGGGCTCGCGCCGGGCATGCAGGGTGCCAACCGCACCGGCCGTCCGTTCACCGGCGACTACGCGGGCGATCTGCTCTACGCCACCCTGCTCGAATATGGTTTCGCCAGCGGCGTCTATCAGGCGCGGCCAGACGATGGTTTCACGCTGGTCGACAGTCGAATCAGCAACGCCGTGCGCTGCGTGCCGCCGCAGAACAAGCCGCTGCCGGTCGAGATCAACACCTGCCGGCAATTCCTCAGCACCACGATCGCCGCGATGCCGAACGTACGCGCGATCGTCCTGCTGGGACGCATCGCCCACGAATCGACTTTGAGGGCATTGGGGCTTCGCCTGGCTGCCGCGCCATTTGTGCACGGTGCCGTGCATAGCGCAGGCAACTACAAGCTCTACGACAGCTACCACTGCTCGCGCTACAACACGAACACTGGCGTGTTGACGACCGACATGTTCCGCAAGGTCTTCGCGACCGTGCGGAAGGATCTGGAGACCTGA
- a CDS encoding LanC-like protein, which translates to MADSLHIPLQPIDWDAEDVTAAIGEIVTDALASLDPVHFWPAHPKDDGLPDGTASFYFGATGMIWALDYLRQVGAISVPFDFGPVLPRLIENSRAEFAKRNYSAHGSLLFGDLGSLLLMMRLRPDAVVADQIYDRAEANISLPIRELMWGMPGSMLACLHMHDMTREARWHPLFNAQATRLLSELEDTELGPLWRQDLYGHHHRWLGPVHGYAGNMIPLLRGWSWLEEEQRALVTTVVPQTLTRNAWRTAAGINWPAIAGGTSRLCQHCHGAPGMVTTFADVPLESPELDELLRQGGEFTWNAGPLSKGSNLCHGTGGNGYAFLKLFRRLGDATWLERARSFAMTAIAQCREERSELGRGRYTLWTGDVGLAVYLWDCLTGEPRFPTIDVF; encoded by the coding sequence ATGGCGGACAGTCTACATATTCCGTTGCAGCCAATCGACTGGGACGCCGAGGATGTGACGGCGGCAATCGGAGAGATCGTCACTGACGCGCTCGCCAGCCTTGATCCTGTGCATTTCTGGCCGGCGCACCCAAAAGATGACGGCCTTCCGGACGGAACCGCGAGCTTTTACTTCGGCGCGACGGGGATGATCTGGGCGCTCGACTATCTCAGGCAGGTTGGCGCGATCAGCGTACCCTTCGATTTCGGCCCGGTGCTGCCGCGCCTGATTGAGAACAGCAGAGCTGAATTCGCAAAGCGCAACTATTCGGCACACGGATCCCTCCTGTTCGGCGATCTTGGCAGCCTCCTCCTCATGATGCGGCTGCGCCCCGACGCTGTCGTCGCAGATCAAATCTACGACCGAGCCGAAGCAAACATCTCGCTTCCGATCCGTGAGTTGATGTGGGGCATGCCGGGCTCGATGCTGGCGTGCCTCCATATGCATGACATGACGCGCGAGGCGCGTTGGCATCCGTTGTTCAACGCCCAGGCCACGCGGCTGCTGTCCGAGCTTGAAGACACCGAGCTGGGACCCCTGTGGCGACAAGATCTGTACGGTCATCATCACCGTTGGCTTGGTCCCGTGCATGGTTATGCCGGGAATATGATCCCGTTGCTGCGCGGCTGGAGCTGGCTGGAAGAAGAGCAGCGCGCGCTGGTGACCACGGTCGTTCCGCAAACCCTGACACGGAACGCGTGGCGAACCGCCGCGGGCATCAACTGGCCGGCCATCGCCGGCGGCACCTCGCGTCTGTGCCAGCACTGCCACGGCGCACCAGGCATGGTCACGACGTTTGCCGACGTGCCCTTGGAATCGCCTGAGCTGGACGAGTTGCTACGGCAGGGCGGCGAATTTACCTGGAACGCCGGCCCGCTCAGCAAGGGCTCCAACCTCTGTCACGGCACGGGCGGCAACGGCTACGCCTTCCTGAAGCTCTTCCGCCGGCTCGGCGACGCCACTTGGCTTGAACGGGCGCGATCGTTCGCGATGACGGCCATCGCCCAATGCCGCGAAGAAAGGTCGGAACTCGGAAGAGGCCGCTATACGTTATGGACCGGCGACGTCGGTCTGGCGGTCTATCTCTGGGATTGCCTAACCGGCGAACCCCGCTTCCCGACTATCGACGTGTTCTAA